One segment of Halomonas sp. TD01 DNA contains the following:
- a CDS encoding AAA family ATPase produces the protein MNSYGTLIFFCGKMGAGKSTLSASIARERGAVLLSEDDWLAALFPADINDFNDYISYSSRLKPLLRAHVEQILMAGTTVVLDFPGNTRKQRAWFKDIYSQREIPHELYYVVADDEICLKQLKQRQKEQPERATFDTEEVFRVVTGYFEPPEESEGFNVEVVARAFT, from the coding sequence ATGAACTCTTACGGAACGTTGATATTCTTCTGTGGAAAGATGGGCGCTGGGAAAAGCACGTTGTCTGCCAGCATTGCTCGTGAGCGCGGCGCGGTGCTTCTTTCAGAGGATGACTGGTTAGCTGCTCTTTTCCCTGCCGACATCAATGATTTCAACGACTACATCAGTTACTCGTCACGCCTTAAGCCATTGCTCAGAGCACATGTTGAGCAAATACTCATGGCCGGTACCACTGTGGTTCTAGACTTCCCCGGCAACACCAGGAAGCAAAGGGCTTGGTTCAAGGATATCTACTCGCAACGAGAGATACCTCACGAACTGTACTATGTGGTGGCAGATGACGAGATTTGTCTAAAACAGCTGAAACAGCGGCAAAAGGAGCAGCCTGAGCGCGCGACGTTCGACACCGAGGAGGTTTTCAGAGTGGTGACGGGCTACTTTGAGCCTCCCGAAGAATCAGAGGGATTCAATGTCGAGGTTGTAGCACGAGCGTTCACATAA
- a CDS encoding MAPEG family protein: protein MTQRSDDRTVKMGMLLGFLGTIVVFISFYSFLPQVAEEVSLVERLKLGIMCLVFPVTLFFLMIVRVGSQRFGNLSADPTKCEANTEGMKVDLRVLSNTHEQLMIFAINILALSALMPYQFLSLLPIYSGVFVAGRVIFWVGYRRNVLWRAPGFAMSTLPAVIGVGYSCVAVLLAAFESV from the coding sequence ATGACTCAAAGAAGCGATGATAGAACAGTTAAAATGGGTATGCTGCTAGGGTTTTTGGGGACTATAGTGGTGTTTATTTCTTTCTATAGTTTTTTGCCTCAAGTTGCTGAAGAGGTTAGCTTAGTTGAGCGGCTAAAGCTCGGAATAATGTGCCTTGTTTTTCCCGTGACACTATTTTTTTTGATGATTGTTAGAGTTGGCTCCCAGCGTTTCGGAAACCTGTCAGCGGATCCAACTAAGTGTGAAGCAAATACAGAAGGGATGAAGGTTGATCTAAGAGTCCTCTCTAATACTCATGAGCAGCTTATGATATTCGCTATTAATATATTGGCGCTATCTGCTTTAATGCCTTATCAATTCTTGAGCTTGCTGCCCATCTATTCTGGAGTTTTTGTTGCTGGTCGCGTCATATTTTGGGTAGGTTACAGGCGTAATGTATTATGGAGAGCCCCAGGGTTTGCGATGTCTACACTGCCTGCCGTGATAGGAGTGGGGTATAGCTGTGTTGCGGTTTTATTAGCTGCATTCGAAAGTGTTTA
- a CDS encoding 5-carboxymethyl-2-hydroxymuconate Delta-isomerase has protein sequence MPHCIVEHSASLDGELILPLVFSGAMKSALFEADGSDIKVRSIAYQCYLTGQATSYFVHVVLKILSGRTPAQKQMLSRSVLAQLQTLEIPRCSLTAEVVDIERASYSKWVSGS, from the coding sequence GTGCCACATTGCATTGTTGAACATTCAGCTTCATTGGACGGCGAGTTGATCTTGCCATTGGTATTTTCAGGTGCCATGAAGTCGGCGCTATTTGAGGCTGATGGCAGTGACATAAAAGTAAGGTCAATCGCTTATCAATGCTATCTGACGGGGCAGGCAACGTCATATTTTGTTCATGTGGTGTTAAAAATTCTGTCAGGTAGAACCCCTGCCCAAAAGCAAATGCTTTCAAGATCGGTATTAGCGCAATTGCAAACACTTGAGATTCCACGTTGCTCGTTAACCGCCGAGGTCGTGGATATTGAGCGTGCCAGTTATTCAAAGTGGGTTAGTGGGTCATAG